One Vespa crabro chromosome 4, iyVesCrab1.2, whole genome shotgun sequence DNA segment encodes these proteins:
- the LOC124423470 gene encoding serine/arginine repetitive matrix protein 2-like isoform X2, which translates to METGFLNFHDEEHFSDFSLPLDEHNLMENPHDLLMHIVENDFEYMETHLDATNSDIIWGNEEEDDANIVDLSVSDVNSVVNKMDIKEDFAKVLTDWQEHIGYLQASDMEEYMEIIGFNMTASDKKNFCFENSTSYVTENEVIEERNIETIEHISNVKEENKDEGIANYKSNCTQNKSNKNSKKELNIKKKKSTNENNTTSAQSKITKKTRNDAKKIPTKQRKRKKNSKVQMPIQVSQEAETEDCVDIETVSGEVPVLEAGDVKSLLEQFEASENSAMKTLCRDKVSTESNQSVYIQSSKIQPSTKQTLSVLPKKSTKQSSNLHKNIRDSLPKEVIDRIKVTNNANTRTIDGGLVQLDHDYCSSSSSTINSLNSNSEYEKHSSDSEKIVSKDNKSQHDYHATVTNRTIVTQSKSLAKSEESRVDRNLKKDSGLEIEEISDNSEELSSCKNNRMNEVKKQISKQTKECPKDTQLQEQKNSKHSSRNLMLENIPKAQNASLNKPTPVYEMKIRSALATSILQLRKDALNNVRSVQSNKQMISVLKKPPNTVQSIFTTNPNESIVTTTNSSNDEVQNIIIQNTQESSKEETKKPPRRKLNLAEYRSRREQNRSDSSRTNSPIQPMALLYVHHASTTTEPIKDNSGNLSWCEREIISVLKPKADLDEEKVKRKPPTNEMGIQTYETVFEFPTKSLVDIDERNEEQRNKRIKDKKEERTYKKRRITTSSSRSRTRSKSKSRSYTRSRSRSKSRSRSTNRNKNRSRSRNRSRSRSCRRSNTRRRRISHRRSSVSSSTSWTSHSRSDTRSTSRSRSRYSCSRSRSSRSRTRSRTRSSSRYSSCSRSSNRSNFGKKKWSSRRRRGSRERKRSYDRHRRRSTDNYRNYRDWRRSPPNSYRRPYDNWYDREKQRQLQERRIVYVGCLDEGITKADLRRRFEAFGPIVDTSVHFREHGDNYGFVIFAYKNDAYEAIEHGNDDPTLPRYELCFGGRRAFCKVKYADLDGLASNSLNGSSLSQDNEDNTFDLLLKEAKAKLRKRKV; encoded by the exons ATGGAAACGGGATTTTTGAATTTTCACGATGAGGAACATTTCTCAGATTTTTCCTTACCTTTGGACgag CATAATTTAATGGAAAATCCTCATGACTTGTTAATGCATATAGtagaaaatgattttgaatATATGGAAACACATCTTGATGCTACCAATTCTGATATTATATGGGGAAATGAAGAAGA ggATGATGCCAATATAGTAGATTTATCAGTATCAGATGTTAATTCTGttgtaaataaaatggatATTAAAGAAGATTTTGCAAAAGTTCTCACCGATTGGCAGGAACATATTGGATATTTGCAG GCATCTGATATGGAAGAATACATGGAAATTATAGGATTTAATATGACAGCAtcagataaaaagaatttttgttttgaaaattCAACTTCATATGTCACAGAAAATGAAgttatagaagaaagaaatattgaaactATTGAACATATATCTAATGTTAAAGAGGAAAACAAGGATGAAG GTATTGCTAATTATAAGTCAAATTGTAcacaaaataaaagtaataaaaattctaaaaaggaattaaatataaaaaagaagaaatctacaaatgaaaataatactaCTTCAGCTCAaagtaaaataacaaaaaaaacacgCAATGATGCCAAAAAAATTCCCacaaaacagagaaaaagaaaaaagaattcaaaagTGCAAATGCCAATACAAGTAAGTCAAGAAGCAGAAACTGAAGATTGCGTTGATATTGAAACAGTGTCCGGTGAAGTTCCAG tgTTAGAAGCTGGAGATGTTAAAAGTTTACTAGAACAATTTGAAGCATCTGAAAACTCTGCTATGAAGACATTGTGTCGTGATAAAGTTTCAACAGAATCAAATCAAAGTGTGTACATACAATCAAGTAAAATACAACCGTCCACAAAGCAAACTTTATCTGTCCTCCCAAAGAAATCAACTAAACAATCTTcgaatttacataaaaatatccGCGATTCACTGCCTAAAGAAGTGATTGATAGGATAAAG GTGACTAATAATGCTAATACCAGAACAATTGATGGTGGATTAGTCCAGTTGGATCATGATTATTGTAGCAGTTCCAGTTCCACTATTAACAGTTTGAACAGTAATAGTGAATATGAAAAACATTCTAGTGATAGTGAAAAAATTGTAAGCAAAGACAATAAATCTCAACATGATTACCATGCTACAGTTACAAACCGAACAATAGTTACTCAATCTAAAAGTCTTGCAAAGAGTGAAGAAAGTCGCGTTGAtaggaatttaaaaaaagacagTGGTTTagaaatcgaagaaataaGTGACAATAGTGAAGAACTTTCATCATGCAAGAATAATCGTATGAATGAAGTTAAAAAGCAAATAAGTAAGCAGACGAAAGAGTGTCCCAAAGATACTCAATTAcaggaacaaaaaaattcaaaacatTCTTCGAGAAACTTAATGTTAGAAAATATACCAAAAGCTCAGAATGCGTCCTTAAATAAGCCAACACCTGTTTATGAGATGAAAATACGTTCGGCTTTAGCTACGAGCATTCTACAGTTAAGAAAAGATGCATTAAATAATGTAAGATCAGTACAATCTAACAAGCAAATGATTTCTGTATTAAAAAAACCACCAAATACAGTACAGTCAATTTTTACCACTAATCCTAATGAGAGTATAGTAACTACTACTAATAGCTCAAATGACGAGGTACAAAATATCATAATTCAAAATACTCAAGAGtcttcgaaagaagaaacgaaaaagcctcctcgtagaaaattaaatttagctGAATACAGAAGCAGAAGAGAGCAAAATCGTAGTGATAGTAGCAGAACAAATTCACCCATACAACCAATGGCATTATTATATGTTCATCATGCTTCCACTACAACCGAACCAATCAAAGATAACTCTGGAAATCTTAGTTGgtgtgaaagagaaattatttcagTTTTGAAACCAAAAGCGGAtttagatgaagaaaaagtgaaacgaAAACCGCCAACTAATGAAATGGGAATTCAAACATACGAAACAGTGTTTGAATTTCCTACGAAATCTTTAGTGGATATTGATGAGAGAAATGAAGAACAGAG AAACAAACGCATAAAGGACAAAAAGGAGGAGCGGACTTATAAAAAACGCAGGATTACTACTAGTTCAAGTCGATCGAGAACAAGGAGTAAAAGCAAAAGCAGATCTTACACTAGGAGTAGAAGTAGAAGCAAAAGTAGAAGCAGAAGtacaaatagaaacaaaaacagaagTCGAAGCAGAAATAGAAGCAGAAGCAGATCTTGTAGGCGTAGTAATACTCGTCGTCGAAGAATAAGTCACCGTCGAAGTTCAGTTAGTTCAAGCACAAGTTGGACATCTCATTCTCGCTCAGATACGAGATCCACTTCGAGATCTAGATCGCGATATTCATGTTCGCGTTCTAGATCATCAAGATCAAGAACACGCTCAAGAACCAGGTCTTCCTCACGATACTCTAGTTGTTCAAG GTCTTCCAACCGTTCAAATTTCGGAAAGAAGAAATGGTCGAGTCGCCGAAGAAGGGGTAGTCGCGAACGCAAAAGAAGTTACGATAGGCACAGACGACGTTCTACAGATAATTATCGCAACTACAGAGACTGGAGGAG aTCACCACCGAATTCTTATCGTAGACCATACGATAATTGGTATGACAGAGAAAAGCAAAGACAACTTCAAGAAAGGAGAATAGTCTATGTTGGATGTTTAGATGAAGGAATTACTAAAGCTGATCTACGTAGAAGATTTGAAGCCTTTGGTCCAATTGTAGACACAAGTGTACATTTCCGTGAACACgg AGATAACTATGGTTTCGTAATATTCGCATATAAAAATGATGCATACGAAGCTATAGAACATGGAAATGATGATCCAACTTTGCCTAGATATGAGTTGTGCTTTGGAGGTCGTAGAGCATTTTGCAAAGTAAAATATGCAGATCTTG ATGGTTTAGCCAGTAATTCACTTAACGGCAGTAGCCTATCACAAGATAACGAAGATAACACATTTGATCTTCTTCTAAAAGAAGCGAAAGCTAAATTACGTAAGCGAAAGGTTTGA
- the LOC124423470 gene encoding serine/arginine repetitive matrix protein 2-like isoform X3 — protein METGFLNFHDEEHFSDFSLPLDEHNLMENPHDLLMHIVENDFEYMETHLDATNSDIIWGNEEEDDANIVDLSVSDVNSVVNKMDIKEDFAKVLTDWQEHIGYLQASDMEEYMEIIGFNMTASDKKNFCFENSTSYVTENEVIEERNIETIEHISNVKEENKDEGIANYKSNCTQNKSNKNSKKELNIKKKKSTNENNTTSAQSKITKKTRNDAKKIPTKQRKRKKNSKVQMPIQVSQEAETEDCVDIETVSGEVPVLEAGDVKSLLEQFEASENSAMKTLCRDKVSTESNQSVYIQSSKIQPSTKQTLSVLPKKSTKQSSNLHKNIRDSLPKEVIDRIKASGRKRVISVIPAIPSTQGGIRSNGTRMQDAAATLTRNKLLKIVTNNANTRTIDGGLVQLDHDYCSSSSSTINSLNSNSEYEKHSSDSEKIVSKDNKSQHDYHATVTNRTIVTQSKSLAKSEESRVDRNLKKDSGLEIEEISDNSEELSSCKNNRMNEVKKQISKQTKECPKDTQLQEQKNSKHSSRNLMLENIPKAQNASLNKPTPVYEMKIRSALATSILQLRKDALNNVRSVQSNKQMISVLKKPPNTVQSIFTTNPNESIVTTTNSSNDEVQNIIIQNTQESSKEETKKPPRRKLNLAEYRSRREQNRSDSSRTNSPIQPMALLYVHHASTTTEPIKDNSGNLSWCEREIISVLKPKADLDEEKVKRKPPTNEMGIQTYETVFEFPTKSLVDIDERNEEQRNKRIKDKKEERTYKKRRITTSSSRSRTRSKSKSRSYTRSRSRSKSRSRSTNRNKNRSRSRNRSRSRSCRRSNTRRRRISHRRSSVSSSTSWTSHSRSDTRSTSRSRSRYSCSRSRSSRSRTRSRTRSSSRYSSCSRSPPNSYRRPYDNWYDREKQRQLQERRIVYVGCLDEGITKADLRRRFEAFGPIVDTSVHFREHGDNYGFVIFAYKNDAYEAIEHGNDDPTLPRYELCFGGRRAFCKVKYADLDGLASNSLNGSSLSQDNEDNTFDLLLKEAKAKLRKRKV, from the exons ATGGAAACGGGATTTTTGAATTTTCACGATGAGGAACATTTCTCAGATTTTTCCTTACCTTTGGACgag CATAATTTAATGGAAAATCCTCATGACTTGTTAATGCATATAGtagaaaatgattttgaatATATGGAAACACATCTTGATGCTACCAATTCTGATATTATATGGGGAAATGAAGAAGA ggATGATGCCAATATAGTAGATTTATCAGTATCAGATGTTAATTCTGttgtaaataaaatggatATTAAAGAAGATTTTGCAAAAGTTCTCACCGATTGGCAGGAACATATTGGATATTTGCAG GCATCTGATATGGAAGAATACATGGAAATTATAGGATTTAATATGACAGCAtcagataaaaagaatttttgttttgaaaattCAACTTCATATGTCACAGAAAATGAAgttatagaagaaagaaatattgaaactATTGAACATATATCTAATGTTAAAGAGGAAAACAAGGATGAAG GTATTGCTAATTATAAGTCAAATTGTAcacaaaataaaagtaataaaaattctaaaaaggaattaaatataaaaaagaagaaatctacaaatgaaaataatactaCTTCAGCTCAaagtaaaataacaaaaaaaacacgCAATGATGCCAAAAAAATTCCCacaaaacagagaaaaagaaaaaagaattcaaaagTGCAAATGCCAATACAAGTAAGTCAAGAAGCAGAAACTGAAGATTGCGTTGATATTGAAACAGTGTCCGGTGAAGTTCCAG tgTTAGAAGCTGGAGATGTTAAAAGTTTACTAGAACAATTTGAAGCATCTGAAAACTCTGCTATGAAGACATTGTGTCGTGATAAAGTTTCAACAGAATCAAATCAAAGTGTGTACATACAATCAAGTAAAATACAACCGTCCACAAAGCAAACTTTATCTGTCCTCCCAAAGAAATCAACTAAACAATCTTcgaatttacataaaaatatccGCGATTCACTGCCTAAAGAAGTGATTGATAGGATAAAG gcGTCAGGACGTAAGAGAGTAATTTCTGTAATTCCTGCAATACCAAGTACCCAAGGGGGAATTCGTAGTAATGGCACACGAATGCAAGATGCTGCTGCTACATTAACGCGAAATAAGCTTTTGAAAATA GTGACTAATAATGCTAATACCAGAACAATTGATGGTGGATTAGTCCAGTTGGATCATGATTATTGTAGCAGTTCCAGTTCCACTATTAACAGTTTGAACAGTAATAGTGAATATGAAAAACATTCTAGTGATAGTGAAAAAATTGTAAGCAAAGACAATAAATCTCAACATGATTACCATGCTACAGTTACAAACCGAACAATAGTTACTCAATCTAAAAGTCTTGCAAAGAGTGAAGAAAGTCGCGTTGAtaggaatttaaaaaaagacagTGGTTTagaaatcgaagaaataaGTGACAATAGTGAAGAACTTTCATCATGCAAGAATAATCGTATGAATGAAGTTAAAAAGCAAATAAGTAAGCAGACGAAAGAGTGTCCCAAAGATACTCAATTAcaggaacaaaaaaattcaaaacatTCTTCGAGAAACTTAATGTTAGAAAATATACCAAAAGCTCAGAATGCGTCCTTAAATAAGCCAACACCTGTTTATGAGATGAAAATACGTTCGGCTTTAGCTACGAGCATTCTACAGTTAAGAAAAGATGCATTAAATAATGTAAGATCAGTACAATCTAACAAGCAAATGATTTCTGTATTAAAAAAACCACCAAATACAGTACAGTCAATTTTTACCACTAATCCTAATGAGAGTATAGTAACTACTACTAATAGCTCAAATGACGAGGTACAAAATATCATAATTCAAAATACTCAAGAGtcttcgaaagaagaaacgaaaaagcctcctcgtagaaaattaaatttagctGAATACAGAAGCAGAAGAGAGCAAAATCGTAGTGATAGTAGCAGAACAAATTCACCCATACAACCAATGGCATTATTATATGTTCATCATGCTTCCACTACAACCGAACCAATCAAAGATAACTCTGGAAATCTTAGTTGgtgtgaaagagaaattatttcagTTTTGAAACCAAAAGCGGAtttagatgaagaaaaagtgaaacgaAAACCGCCAACTAATGAAATGGGAATTCAAACATACGAAACAGTGTTTGAATTTCCTACGAAATCTTTAGTGGATATTGATGAGAGAAATGAAGAACAGAG AAACAAACGCATAAAGGACAAAAAGGAGGAGCGGACTTATAAAAAACGCAGGATTACTACTAGTTCAAGTCGATCGAGAACAAGGAGTAAAAGCAAAAGCAGATCTTACACTAGGAGTAGAAGTAGAAGCAAAAGTAGAAGCAGAAGtacaaatagaaacaaaaacagaagTCGAAGCAGAAATAGAAGCAGAAGCAGATCTTGTAGGCGTAGTAATACTCGTCGTCGAAGAATAAGTCACCGTCGAAGTTCAGTTAGTTCAAGCACAAGTTGGACATCTCATTCTCGCTCAGATACGAGATCCACTTCGAGATCTAGATCGCGATATTCATGTTCGCGTTCTAGATCATCAAGATCAAGAACACGCTCAAGAACCAGGTCTTCCTCACGATACTCTAGTTGTTCAAG aTCACCACCGAATTCTTATCGTAGACCATACGATAATTGGTATGACAGAGAAAAGCAAAGACAACTTCAAGAAAGGAGAATAGTCTATGTTGGATGTTTAGATGAAGGAATTACTAAAGCTGATCTACGTAGAAGATTTGAAGCCTTTGGTCCAATTGTAGACACAAGTGTACATTTCCGTGAACACgg AGATAACTATGGTTTCGTAATATTCGCATATAAAAATGATGCATACGAAGCTATAGAACATGGAAATGATGATCCAACTTTGCCTAGATATGAGTTGTGCTTTGGAGGTCGTAGAGCATTTTGCAAAGTAAAATATGCAGATCTTG ATGGTTTAGCCAGTAATTCACTTAACGGCAGTAGCCTATCACAAGATAACGAAGATAACACATTTGATCTTCTTCTAAAAGAAGCGAAAGCTAAATTACGTAAGCGAAAGGTTTGA
- the LOC124423470 gene encoding serine/arginine repetitive matrix protein 2-like isoform X1 codes for METGFLNFHDEEHFSDFSLPLDEHNLMENPHDLLMHIVENDFEYMETHLDATNSDIIWGNEEEDDANIVDLSVSDVNSVVNKMDIKEDFAKVLTDWQEHIGYLQASDMEEYMEIIGFNMTASDKKNFCFENSTSYVTENEVIEERNIETIEHISNVKEENKDEGIANYKSNCTQNKSNKNSKKELNIKKKKSTNENNTTSAQSKITKKTRNDAKKIPTKQRKRKKNSKVQMPIQVSQEAETEDCVDIETVSGEVPVLEAGDVKSLLEQFEASENSAMKTLCRDKVSTESNQSVYIQSSKIQPSTKQTLSVLPKKSTKQSSNLHKNIRDSLPKEVIDRIKASGRKRVISVIPAIPSTQGGIRSNGTRMQDAAATLTRNKLLKIVTNNANTRTIDGGLVQLDHDYCSSSSSTINSLNSNSEYEKHSSDSEKIVSKDNKSQHDYHATVTNRTIVTQSKSLAKSEESRVDRNLKKDSGLEIEEISDNSEELSSCKNNRMNEVKKQISKQTKECPKDTQLQEQKNSKHSSRNLMLENIPKAQNASLNKPTPVYEMKIRSALATSILQLRKDALNNVRSVQSNKQMISVLKKPPNTVQSIFTTNPNESIVTTTNSSNDEVQNIIIQNTQESSKEETKKPPRRKLNLAEYRSRREQNRSDSSRTNSPIQPMALLYVHHASTTTEPIKDNSGNLSWCEREIISVLKPKADLDEEKVKRKPPTNEMGIQTYETVFEFPTKSLVDIDERNEEQRNKRIKDKKEERTYKKRRITTSSSRSRTRSKSKSRSYTRSRSRSKSRSRSTNRNKNRSRSRNRSRSRSCRRSNTRRRRISHRRSSVSSSTSWTSHSRSDTRSTSRSRSRYSCSRSRSSRSRTRSRTRSSSRYSSCSRSSNRSNFGKKKWSSRRRRGSRERKRSYDRHRRRSTDNYRNYRDWRRSPPNSYRRPYDNWYDREKQRQLQERRIVYVGCLDEGITKADLRRRFEAFGPIVDTSVHFREHGDNYGFVIFAYKNDAYEAIEHGNDDPTLPRYELCFGGRRAFCKVKYADLDGLASNSLNGSSLSQDNEDNTFDLLLKEAKAKLRKRKV; via the exons ATGGAAACGGGATTTTTGAATTTTCACGATGAGGAACATTTCTCAGATTTTTCCTTACCTTTGGACgag CATAATTTAATGGAAAATCCTCATGACTTGTTAATGCATATAGtagaaaatgattttgaatATATGGAAACACATCTTGATGCTACCAATTCTGATATTATATGGGGAAATGAAGAAGA ggATGATGCCAATATAGTAGATTTATCAGTATCAGATGTTAATTCTGttgtaaataaaatggatATTAAAGAAGATTTTGCAAAAGTTCTCACCGATTGGCAGGAACATATTGGATATTTGCAG GCATCTGATATGGAAGAATACATGGAAATTATAGGATTTAATATGACAGCAtcagataaaaagaatttttgttttgaaaattCAACTTCATATGTCACAGAAAATGAAgttatagaagaaagaaatattgaaactATTGAACATATATCTAATGTTAAAGAGGAAAACAAGGATGAAG GTATTGCTAATTATAAGTCAAATTGTAcacaaaataaaagtaataaaaattctaaaaaggaattaaatataaaaaagaagaaatctacaaatgaaaataatactaCTTCAGCTCAaagtaaaataacaaaaaaaacacgCAATGATGCCAAAAAAATTCCCacaaaacagagaaaaagaaaaaagaattcaaaagTGCAAATGCCAATACAAGTAAGTCAAGAAGCAGAAACTGAAGATTGCGTTGATATTGAAACAGTGTCCGGTGAAGTTCCAG tgTTAGAAGCTGGAGATGTTAAAAGTTTACTAGAACAATTTGAAGCATCTGAAAACTCTGCTATGAAGACATTGTGTCGTGATAAAGTTTCAACAGAATCAAATCAAAGTGTGTACATACAATCAAGTAAAATACAACCGTCCACAAAGCAAACTTTATCTGTCCTCCCAAAGAAATCAACTAAACAATCTTcgaatttacataaaaatatccGCGATTCACTGCCTAAAGAAGTGATTGATAGGATAAAG gcGTCAGGACGTAAGAGAGTAATTTCTGTAATTCCTGCAATACCAAGTACCCAAGGGGGAATTCGTAGTAATGGCACACGAATGCAAGATGCTGCTGCTACATTAACGCGAAATAAGCTTTTGAAAATA GTGACTAATAATGCTAATACCAGAACAATTGATGGTGGATTAGTCCAGTTGGATCATGATTATTGTAGCAGTTCCAGTTCCACTATTAACAGTTTGAACAGTAATAGTGAATATGAAAAACATTCTAGTGATAGTGAAAAAATTGTAAGCAAAGACAATAAATCTCAACATGATTACCATGCTACAGTTACAAACCGAACAATAGTTACTCAATCTAAAAGTCTTGCAAAGAGTGAAGAAAGTCGCGTTGAtaggaatttaaaaaaagacagTGGTTTagaaatcgaagaaataaGTGACAATAGTGAAGAACTTTCATCATGCAAGAATAATCGTATGAATGAAGTTAAAAAGCAAATAAGTAAGCAGACGAAAGAGTGTCCCAAAGATACTCAATTAcaggaacaaaaaaattcaaaacatTCTTCGAGAAACTTAATGTTAGAAAATATACCAAAAGCTCAGAATGCGTCCTTAAATAAGCCAACACCTGTTTATGAGATGAAAATACGTTCGGCTTTAGCTACGAGCATTCTACAGTTAAGAAAAGATGCATTAAATAATGTAAGATCAGTACAATCTAACAAGCAAATGATTTCTGTATTAAAAAAACCACCAAATACAGTACAGTCAATTTTTACCACTAATCCTAATGAGAGTATAGTAACTACTACTAATAGCTCAAATGACGAGGTACAAAATATCATAATTCAAAATACTCAAGAGtcttcgaaagaagaaacgaaaaagcctcctcgtagaaaattaaatttagctGAATACAGAAGCAGAAGAGAGCAAAATCGTAGTGATAGTAGCAGAACAAATTCACCCATACAACCAATGGCATTATTATATGTTCATCATGCTTCCACTACAACCGAACCAATCAAAGATAACTCTGGAAATCTTAGTTGgtgtgaaagagaaattatttcagTTTTGAAACCAAAAGCGGAtttagatgaagaaaaagtgaaacgaAAACCGCCAACTAATGAAATGGGAATTCAAACATACGAAACAGTGTTTGAATTTCCTACGAAATCTTTAGTGGATATTGATGAGAGAAATGAAGAACAGAG AAACAAACGCATAAAGGACAAAAAGGAGGAGCGGACTTATAAAAAACGCAGGATTACTACTAGTTCAAGTCGATCGAGAACAAGGAGTAAAAGCAAAAGCAGATCTTACACTAGGAGTAGAAGTAGAAGCAAAAGTAGAAGCAGAAGtacaaatagaaacaaaaacagaagTCGAAGCAGAAATAGAAGCAGAAGCAGATCTTGTAGGCGTAGTAATACTCGTCGTCGAAGAATAAGTCACCGTCGAAGTTCAGTTAGTTCAAGCACAAGTTGGACATCTCATTCTCGCTCAGATACGAGATCCACTTCGAGATCTAGATCGCGATATTCATGTTCGCGTTCTAGATCATCAAGATCAAGAACACGCTCAAGAACCAGGTCTTCCTCACGATACTCTAGTTGTTCAAG GTCTTCCAACCGTTCAAATTTCGGAAAGAAGAAATGGTCGAGTCGCCGAAGAAGGGGTAGTCGCGAACGCAAAAGAAGTTACGATAGGCACAGACGACGTTCTACAGATAATTATCGCAACTACAGAGACTGGAGGAG aTCACCACCGAATTCTTATCGTAGACCATACGATAATTGGTATGACAGAGAAAAGCAAAGACAACTTCAAGAAAGGAGAATAGTCTATGTTGGATGTTTAGATGAAGGAATTACTAAAGCTGATCTACGTAGAAGATTTGAAGCCTTTGGTCCAATTGTAGACACAAGTGTACATTTCCGTGAACACgg AGATAACTATGGTTTCGTAATATTCGCATATAAAAATGATGCATACGAAGCTATAGAACATGGAAATGATGATCCAACTTTGCCTAGATATGAGTTGTGCTTTGGAGGTCGTAGAGCATTTTGCAAAGTAAAATATGCAGATCTTG ATGGTTTAGCCAGTAATTCACTTAACGGCAGTAGCCTATCACAAGATAACGAAGATAACACATTTGATCTTCTTCTAAAAGAAGCGAAAGCTAAATTACGTAAGCGAAAGGTTTGA